One Rosa chinensis cultivar Old Blush chromosome 5, RchiOBHm-V2, whole genome shotgun sequence genomic region harbors:
- the LOC112164559 gene encoding uncharacterized protein LOC112164559 isoform X2, producing MALVARRSDPKEEMHSMDWFSRRSDAFNWFPMHQPSSVVEWEYDVYLSFRAVDTQWGFTLHLYDWLQKGGITTFMDDSDFEAGDVIAPALLKAIEGSSFAIVVLSKNYASSAWCLDELTAICQSMEEILPVFYKVKPSDVRNQKGSFQDAFAKHESSGRYGSEKVKQWRDALTKVANLSGWDTRDYDTEKGLVQDIVESVYSKLQPVVVSQRPDLTKILGTLAGRSGYSTVTTWEKGDFLGNGSFGSVYEGIYNGCFFAVKEVSLLDQGSLGRQRVSQLEQEIALLSQFEHENIVQYYGTEKDESKLYIYMELVTKGSLQKLYQIHHLTDSHVSVYTRQILQGLKYLHDRKVIHRDIRCANLLVHANGSVKLADFGLSKTIKMNDIKSCQGTAYWMAPEVVNHKSQGYGLPADIWSLGCTVLEMLTGMVPYSNLEWMQALWKIGKGDPPLVPDSLSREAQHFIHLCLKVKPDDRPTAAQLLEHPFVNKPLPPTSSGLVSPYNHYGHRYASVPRKTAASLPSSVESSSSSARPWIYDVFLSCRGEDAVRGFTLHLYDRLQKRGITTFMDDLDLQVGDDVSPTLLEAIEGSRFTIVVLSQNYAYSAWCLDELTKICEFMESAYRILPVFYDVDPNDVRNQKGSFQDAFTKHERSGRYEPKKVQLWRDALRRTANLTGWDTRNYITESKCVEDIVEYVWRKVQSVLEVKKVQPIEITTGGFEVFEATRKAMDEVMEVLKDDEVTAIGVYGMGGVGKTTLVKHIAEQSCKNGTFNHVIMAVVSQRPNFQRIQHTLIELLGIKLEESEFGRAATLHKDMLRREKLLIILDDVWESIELSKIGIPSYMELQKCKSKVLLTTRMMNICHVMRCQSMINLSILSKDDSWTLFVRNAGRSFESTTFEGVAKNVAGECAGLPIALRAVARALGDKNLQEWEKAAQQLQKSQSANSLHEDDAFRCIKLSYDYLKDEDSKSCFLLCCLFPEGYDIPTGDLFKYATGKGLFRDADTIEEARGTADSVVMYLKDSSLLLESEKNGCVRMHDVIRATAIMIANSEDGHGFLVIAGCGLKEWPRQGHEGYSAISLMKNDIQKLPGELVCPKLQILLLQQNADLNEIPETFFQSPNELRVLDLSLTNITALPQSFSLLMNLQALYLDFCQRLIDFSVLGKLKKLEILSLRGNVLKELSREIGNLINLRMLDITDGIISKIPSKVISQLHRLEELYMPFRFGNWVRKVEGEGEETDIGFGEVTGLSCLNILKVSLSAKCIPEKLMFRPNWLFFDICIRGDTSSRDITRDISNQGSQHSHKDSRSLSLDTRISALPAWFVREVTVKTEKLLYVKCKWLNNILVEYHHGRLHMLKHLSVIGPSESLEELMNAITWVPVKPVFENLEELHLECVTSLKELCVGKLPPGSLYNLKLLKVHYCPNLGNILLPSKLLHRLPNLENIICRDMSRLEHVFGCQGFEPEQSKLREMTFINLPAIRNICNGPAPRAMFQALKSLFIYHCNFLGCLFSFDTAQVLFQLEDLFVDSCPLLERLIEVRTERVNNKKIILPKLKNLGLEKLPILYSGGATIDIDCPSLEHLYVKECPQFTASASDFQSKNQVQVNDKLHYFGLLGRRTERQHIEAIAESVFSTLRPIETEFTMPMGDFQAFEATRQAMNKVMKALEADEVTAIGVYGMGGVGKSTMVERVCAEVRDNGMFHQVISAVVSQNPDLRKIQGTLADMLGFIFEEETEIGRARRLMQRIRRGNRILVILDNIWERIDLLNIGIPSYYELQRCNSKVLLITRTENVCHAMECQSNISLDVLSEEDSWTLFVNKARMSFESTNLCDVAKKVARACAGLPVALIAVAKALGDKCLDDWKEAARRLEASQPANLEDGKVVFNCIKLSYDFLISDDARSFFLLCCLFPEDYDIQIEELLKYGMGKGLFQDSCTMQDARVTAHLVVKYLKDCSLLLETEQDGCVKMHDVIRDVAIRISWSEDGPLFFVQAGCQLKEWPSISAHEGYSAISLIMSKICMLPEELVCPKLLILFLQSNVWLNEIPEYFFQSLNVLRVLDLSRTRISFLPTSFNTLINLQTLYLDGCLSTIENISILGKLKKLEILSMRELPLVELPKEIGDLSHLRMLDITGDYVDNVPSEVICNLNLLEELYMQCNFADWGSKVEGAGEENIVAFDELTGLSCLNVLKVFISDAKCLPKDVEVEPNWVNFDICISRDPSIRKVSLVSSSSPAFTRALTLDTTINALPGWFINAVTMKAEKLQYIMCWGLDNILVEYDSGRLHALKYLSVIGPNENLKILMNTVTRFWNEPVFQNLEELHLVQVDCLKELCAGELPPGSLCNLRLLKVKHCYELVDALLPSQLLQRLQNLEELICEEIDELEYVFGCEGLEPEQMILTQLMEMRLENLGKLIKIWNGPAPCAIFQNLQSLVVSRCFELENLFTADVAQRLLHLEDLSVELCPMLDNIIEASKDTVDNKIVFPELKNLTLIKLPQLTRFCGSTGSAIKCPLLEYLYVERCPQFSTPDFHSRNKVEPKYPQRLDIVLRRAEKRRKIKFTEVVQEDSK from the exons ATGGCCTTGGTCGCTCGAAGATCTGATCCGAAGGAAGAGATGCATTCGATGGACTGGTTCTCTCGAAGATCTGATGCATTCAATTGGTTTCCGATGCATCAGCCTTCATCAGTTGTTGAGTGGGAGTATGACGTGTATTTGAGTTTCAGGGCTGTAGATACTCAATGGGGTTTTACATTGCATTTATACGATTGGCTGCAAAAGGGAGGAATCACAACATTCATGGATGATTCAGATTTTGAAGCAGGGGATGTTATTGCTCCCGCTCTCCTAAAGGCAATTGAAGGATCAAGTTTCGCAATTGTTGTTCTGTCCAAAAATTATGCTTCTTCTGCTTGGTGTTTGGATGAACTTACAGCGATTTGTCAGTCCATGGAGGAAATTCTTCCAGTTTTTTATAAGGTCAAGCCTAGTGATGTAAGAAATCAAAAGGGGAGTTTTCAAGATGCTTTCGCCAAGCATGAAAGCTCTGGGCGATACGGATCAGAGAAGGTGAAGCAGTGGAGAGATGCTTTAACAAAAGTGGCCAATTTGTCTGGGTGGGATACACGGGATTACGA CACTGAGAAGGGACTTGTCCAAGACATTGTGGAATCTGTGTACAGTAAACTACAACCTGTTGTGGTATCCCAGAGGCCTGACTTGACAAAAATTCTAGGCACATTGGCGGGGCGGAGTGGGTATTCTACTGTCACTACTTGGGAAAAGGGTGATTTTCTCGGCAACGGCTCTTTCGGGTCTGTGTATGAAGGAATTTA TAACGGATGCTTCTTTGCTGTCAAGGAAGTTTCCTTGCTTGATCAAGGAAGCCTGGGGAGGCAAAGAGTTTCTCAACTTGAACAG GAGATTGCTCTTCTGAGTCAATTTGAACATGAGAACATAGTTCAGTATTATGGCACAGAAAAG GATGAATCAAAGCTCTATATCTATATGGAACTTGTAACCAAAGGCTCCCTTCAAAAGCTATATCAGATTCACCATCTTACAGATTCGCATGTCTCTGTATACACTAGACAGATCTTGCAAGGTCTGAAGTATCTTCACGACCGAAAAGTGATTCACAG GGACATTAGATGTGCAAATCTTTTGGTGCATGCTAATGGATCTGTGAAGCTTGCAGACTTTGGATTGTCAAAG ACTATCAAAATGAATGACATAAAATCTTGCCAAGGAACTGCATACTGGATGGCACCTGAG GTTGTTAATCATAAGAGTCAAGGTTATGGCCTTCCAGCTGATATATGGAGTCTTGGATGTACTGTGTTGGAGATGTTAACTGGGATGGTTCCATACTCTAATCTCGAATGG ATGCAGGCATTATGGAAAATTGGAAAGGGGGACCCCCCTCTGGTTCCTGATTCTCTTTCAAGAGAGGCACAACATTTCATCCATCTATGCTTAAAAGTTAAGCCAGATGATCGTCCCACTGCTGCTCAGCTTTTAGAACATCCATTTGTAAATAAGCCCCTTCCTCCCACGTCTTCTGGATTAGTATCTCCTTACAATCACTACGGGCACCGTTATGCCTCGGTTCCTCGAAAAACTGCTGCATCTCTTCCTTCATCAGTTGAATCATCATCATCGTCAGCTCGTCCGTGGATCTATGATGTGTTTTTGAGTTGCAGAGGTGAAGATGCTGTAAGGGGTTTTACATTACATTTATACGATCGGCTGCAAAAGAGAGGAATCACAACATTCATGGATGATCTAGATCTTCAAGTAGGGGATGATGTTTCTCCCACTCTCCTAGAGGCAATTGAAGGATCAAGGTTCACAATTGTTGTTCTGTCTCAAAATTATGCTTATTCTGCTTGGTGTTTGGATGAACTTACAAAGATTTGTGAGTTCATGGAGAGCGCCTACAGAATTCTTCCAGTTTTTTATGATGTCGACCCTAATGATGTAAGAAATCAAAAGGGGAGTTTTCAAGATGCTTTCACCAAGCATGAAAGGTCTGGCCGATACGAACCAAAGAAGGTCCAGCTGTGGAGAGATGCTTTAAGAAGAACGGCCAATTTGACCGGGTGGGATACAAGGAATTACAT CACTGAGAGTAAATGTGTCGAAGACATTGTGGAATATGTGTGGAGGAAAGTACAATCTGTTTTGGAAGTCAAAAAAGTACAACCTATTGAAATCACTACGGGAGGTTTTGAAGTATTTGAAGCAACAAGAAAAGCCATGGATGAGGTTATGGAGGTGCTAAAAGATGACGAGGTCACTGCCATTGGTGTCTACGGCATGGGAGGTGTCGGCAAGACAACCTTGGTAAAACATATTGCTGAACAATCCTGCAAAAATGGGACTTTTAATCATGTGATTATGGCTGTTGTATCCCAACGCCCCAACTTCCAAAGAATTCAACACACATTGATAGAGCTGTTGGGCATTAAATTGGAGGAATCAGAATTTGGAAGAGCTGCTACATTGCATAAGGACATGTTGAGAAGAGAAAAACTCCTTATTATCTTGGACGATGTTTGGGAGAGCATAGAGTTGTCAAAGATAGGGATTCCCAGCTACATGGAGCTTCAAAAGTGCAAGTCCAAAGTTCTACTCACTACAAGGATGATGAATATCTGTCATGTCATGAGATGCCAAAGCATGATCAACCTCAGTATCCTATCAAAAGATGATTCTTGGACCTTGTTTGTGAGAAATGCAGGGAGGTCTTTTGAATCGACCACTTTCGAGGGTGTGGCAAAGAATGTAGCTGGAGAATGTGCTGGTCTGCCAATTGCATTGAGAGCAGTTGCAAGGGCACTCGGAGATAAGAATCTGCAGGAATGGGAAAAAGCAGCTCAACAACTACAGAAGTCGCAATCTGCCAACTCTTTACATGAAGATGATGCATTCAGATGTATAAAATTAAGCTATGATTACTTGAAAGATGAAGATTCCAAGTCATGCTTCTTGCTTTGTTGCCTATTTCCTGAAGGCTATGACATCCCAACCGGAGACTTGTTCAAGTATGCAACTGGGAAAGGATTGTTTCGAGATGCTGACACAATCGAAGAAGCCAGAGGAACAGCAGATTCAGTGGTCATGTACCTGAAAGATTCTAGCTTGCTTTTGGAAAGTGAAAAAAATGGATGCGTAAGGATGCATGATGTCATCCGGGCTACAGCCATCATGATTGCAAATTCTGAAGATGGGCATGGATTTTTGGTAATAGCTGGCTGTGGTTTAAAAGAGTGGCCACGTCAAGGGCATGAAGGCTACTCTGCAATCTcattaatgaaaaatgatatcCAGAAGCTACCCGGAGAGCTGGTATGTCCAAAACTCCAGATTTTATTACTACAGCAGAATGCTGATTTAAATGAGATCCCAGAAACTTTTTTCCAAAGTCCTAATGAATTAAGGGTCTTAGATCTTAGCCTCACCAACATTACTGCACTTCCTCAATCATTCAGTCTCCTAATGAACCTCCAAGCTTTATATCTAGATTTTTGCCAGAGACTGATTGACTTTTCTGTACTCGGAAAACTAAAGAAGCTTGAGATTCTTAGTTTGAGAGGAAATGTTTTGAAAGAATTGTCGAGAGAAATAGGGAATCTGATCAATCTAAGGATGCTGGACATTACTGACGGAATTATTAGCAAAATTCCATCGAAAGTGATATCACAGTTGCATAGATTAGAAGAACTGTACATGCCATTTCGATTTGGGAATTGGGTCAGGAAggttgaaggagaaggagaagaaactgATATTGGCTTTGGTGAGGTAACTGGCTTATCATGTCTAAATATTTTGAAGGTTTCCCTATCTGCAAAATGCATACCTGAAAAGCTTATGTTTCGTCCCAATTGGTTGTTCTTTGATATTTGTATTAGAGGAGACACAAGCAGCAGAGACATTACGAGAGACATAAGTAATCAAGGCTCTCAACACAGTcataaagattcaagatccttGAGTCTTGACACAAGAATTAGTGCCTTACCAGCTTGGTTTGTCCGTGAGGTAACAGTCAAAACAGAGAAGCTACTGTATGTAAAGTGCAAATGGTTGAATAACATTCTTGTTGAATATCACCATGGGAGGTTACATATGCTGAAACATCTCTCTGTTATTGGTCCCAGTGAGAGCTTGGAAGAGCTGATGAATGCTATAACATGGGTTCCAGTTAAACCCGTGTTCGAGAACTTGGAAGAGTTGCATTTGGAGTGTGTGACTTCTTTGAAAGAGTTATGTGTTGGAAAATTACCACCTGGGTCTCTATACAATCTGAAGTTATTGAAGGTCCATTATTGTCCTAACTTGGGGAATATTCTTTTACCGTCAAAATTGTTACATAGATTGCCAAATCTGGAGAACATAATCTGTAGGGATATGTCTAGACTGGAACATGTGTTTGGATGTCAAGGGTTTGAGCCAGAGCAATCAAAACTGAGAGAGATGACCTTTATCAATCTACCTGCTATAAGAAACATATGTAACGGTCCAGCTCCACGTGCAATGTTCCAAGCTCTTAAAAGTTTGTTCATTTATCATTGCAACTTTCTAGGATGTCTCTTCTCGTTTGATACTGCTCAAGTTCTTTTTCAATTGGAAGACCTTTTTGTAGACAGTTGCCCTTTATTGGAAAGACTAATTGAAGTACGCACGGAAAGAGTGAACAACAAGAAGATCATTCTtccaaaattgaagaacttGGGTTTAGAGAAACTTCCTATATTGTACAGTGGAGGTGCTACTATTGATATCGATTGTCCTTCCTTGGAACACTTGTATGTGAAGGAGTGCCCCCAGTTTACAGCCTCTGCTTCTGACTTCCAGAGCAAGAACCAAGTCCAAGTCAACGATAAATTACATTACTTTGGTCTACTTGGCAGAAG GACTGAAAGACAACACATTGAAGCCATTGCAGAATCTGTGTTCAGTACATTACGACCTATTGAAACTGAGTTTACAATGCCCATGGGAGATTTTCAAGCATTTGAAGCAACAAGACAGGCCATGAATAAGGTTATGAAGGCACTAGAAGCTGATGAGGTCACAGCCATTGGGGTCTACGGAATGGGAGGAGTTGGAAAATCAACCATGGTTGAACGTGTTTGTGCAGAAGTTCGGGATAATGGGATGTTTCATCAGGTGATTTCGGCTGTTGTATCCCAAAACCCTGACTTGAGAAAAATTCAAGGCACATTGGCAGATATGTTGGGCTTTATATTTGAGGAGGAAACAGAAATTGGAAGAGCTCGTAGATTGATGCAGAGGATAAGGAGAGGAAATAGGATCCTTGTAATCTTGGACAACATTTGGGAGAGAATAGATTTGTTAAACATAGGAATTCCCAGCTACTACGAGCTTCAAAGATGCAATTCCAAAGTCCTACTCATCACAAGGACAGAAAATGTCTGTCATGCCATGGAGTGCCAATCAAACATTTCTCTTGATGTCTTATCAGAAGAAGATTCTTGGACCTTATTTGTGAACAAAGCAAGAATGTCTTTTGAATCGACCAATTTGTGTGATGTTGCAAAGAAGGTAGCTAGAGCATGTGCTGGTCTTCCAGTTGCGTTGATAGCAGTTGCGAAGGCACTTGGTGATAAGTGTTTGGATGACTGGAAGGAAGCGGCTAGACGACTAGAGGCTTCGCAACCTGCCAACCTTGAAGATGGGAAAGTTGTCTTCAATTGTATAAAATTAAGCTATGATTTCTTGATATCTGATGATGCCAGGTCATTCTTCTTGCTTTGTTGCCTCTTCCCAGAAGACTATGATATCCAAATTGAAGAGTTGTTAAAGTATGGGATGGGGAAAGGATTGTTTCAAGATTCCTGCACAATGCAAGATGCCAGAGTAACTGCACATTTGGTGGTCAAGTACCTTAAAGATTGTAGCTTGCTTTTGGAAACTGAACAGGACGGATGTGTAAAGATGCATGATGTCATTCGGGATGTGGCCATAAGGATTTCGTGGTCTGAGGATGGCCCACTGTTTTTTGTACAAGCTGGTTGTCAATTAAAGGAATGGCCAAGTATTAGTGCACATGAAGGCTACTCTGCTATTTCACTAATTATGAGTAAAATTTGCATGCTTCCTGAAGAGTTGGTATGTCCGAAACTCcttattttgtttttgcaaAGTAATGTTTGGTTGAATGAGATCCCAGAATATTTCTTTCAAAGTCTGAATGTGTTGAGGGTATTAGATCTAAGCCGAACCAGAATTTCTTTTCTACCCACATCATTCAATACCTTGATCAACCTCCAGACCTTGTATCTAGATGGTTGCTTGTCAACCATAGAAAACATATCCATACTCGGAAAATTGAAAAAACTTGAGATTCTTAGTATGAGAGAACTTCCTCTTGTGGAACTGCCAAAAGAAATCGGAGATTTGAGCCATCTAAGGATGTTAGACATCACTGGTGATTATGTTGATAATGTTCCATCTGAAGTGATATGCAACCTTAATTTGTTAGAGGAACTATACATGCAGTGTAATTTTGCAGACTGGGGGAGTAAAGTTGAGGGAGCAGGAGAAGAAAATATTGTTGCGTTTGATGAGTTAACTGGCTTGTCATGTCTAAATGTTTTGAAGGTTTTCATATCTGATGCTAAATGTTTGCCTAAAGATGTGGAGGTTGAACCAAATTGGGTAAACTTTGATATTTGTATCAGCAGAGACCCATCCATCAGAAAAGTGTCCTTGGTTTCAAGTTCTTCACCCGCTTTTACAAGAGCCTTGACTCTTGATACAACCATCAATGCCTTACCAGGTTGGTTTATCAATGCGGTGACAATGAAAGCAGAGAAACTGCAGTACATAATGTGTTGGGGATTAGATAACATTCTTGTGGAATATGACTCTGGGAGATTACATGCACTGAAGTATTTATCTGTTATTGGGCCCAATGAGAACTTGAAAATATTGATGAACACAGTAACACGCTTTTGGAATGAACCAGTGTTTCAGAACTTGGAAGAGTTGCATCTCGTTCAAGTGGATTGCCTGAAGGAGTTATGTGCTGGTGAATTGCCACCTGGGTCTCTATGCAATCTCAGGTTACTGAAGGTGAAACATTGCTATGAATTGGTGGATGCACTCCTACCGTCACAGTTGCTGCAGAGATTACAAAATCTGGAAGAACTGATTTGTGAAGAGATAGATGAATTGGAATATGTTTTTGGATGTGAAGGGCTTGAGCCAGAACAAATGATATTGACACAATTGATGGAAATGAGATTGGAGAATCTAGGGAAACTAATAAAGATATGGAATGGTCCTGCTCCTTGTGCAATCTTCCAGAATCTTCagagtttggtagtttccaggTGCTTTGAACTGGAAAATCTCTTCACAGCTGATGTAGCTCAACGTCTTTTGCACTTGGAAGATCTTTCAGTGGAGCTTTGCCCAATGTTGGACAACATTATTGAAGCAAGTAAGGACACAGTGGATAACAAGATTGTTTTTCCAGAACTGAAGAACTTAACTTTGATAAAGCTTCCACAACTCACAAGGTTCTGCGGCAGTACAGGCAGTGCTATTAAGTGCCCTTTACTGGAATACTTGTATGTGGAGAGGTGCCCCCAGTTTTCAACACCTGACTTCCATAGCAGGAACAAAGTCGAACCCAAATATCCACAACGTTTGGACATTGTATTGAGAAG agcagagaaaagaagaaaaatcaaattcactGAGGTCGTCCAAGAAGACAGTAAGTAG